Sequence from the Caldisericia bacterium genome:
TCTTTTTGATTTTTTAAATAGAAAAGGTGCTTACATAGTTTTTGAGGAAACAAGCAATGTTTATTGGGATGAATTTGATAAGAGTGATCCATTTAAATCTATTGCAAAGAAACTTATTAATTATAAAATTTTCTCTAATTTAGATGAAAGATATAAAATTGCATTAAAAAATATTGAAGAGTATAAAATTGATGGTGTTGTAATTTTTAATCAATGGGGATGTAGACAAGGGGCTGGTAGTTCATATCTATTAAGAAAAAAGTTAATAAGTTATGGAATACCAACTATAATTATTGATGGAGATTTAGTTGATGAAGCAAACTTTCCAAAGGAACAGATTAAAACAAGAGTCGAGGGCTTTTTGGAGGTGTTAGGATGAATTATTATATCGGTGTTGATATTGGTTCTGTATCAACAAAAGTAGTTCTTTTAAGAAAGGGAGGTGAAATAAATATTGTAAATTATAAAATTTCTCCTACAGGAGCAAATGGAAATAAAACCGCAAAAATTTTATTGGAGGAAATTTTAAAAGAAGAAAATCTAAAAATAAAAGATATTTATAAAATTCTTGCAACAGGTTATGGCAGAGTTAATGTTGATTTTACAGATTTAACAAAAACAGAGATAAGTTGTCATGCAAAAGGTGCTTTCTTTTTATTTCCTAAAACAAAAACAATAATTGATATTGGAGGACAAGATAGTAAAGCAATAAAACTTGCAAATAATGGTAGTGTTTTAGATTTTGTAATGAATGATAAATGTGCTGCAGGAACTGGCAGATTCCTCGAAGTTATGTCCAATGCACTTCAAATAGATTTAAAAGAGTTTGGTTCCCTTCACGAAAAATCAAAAAATTTAATTGAAATATCAAGCATTTGCACTGTTTTTGCAGAATCTGAAATTATATCTTTAATTCATGAAGGTGTTAAAAAAGAGGATATAATTAAAGGATTAAACTATTCTGTTGCAAAAAGAGCATTAACGCTTTTAAAAAGAGTAAATTATGAAGAAGAAATTACAATGACTGGCGGTGTTGCAAAAAATTTAGGTGTAGTTAAAGCACTTGAAGATTTATTAAAAGTAAAATTAAATGTTCCAGAGAATCCACAAATTATTGGTGCAATTGGTGCTGCATTATATGCAATTGAATCATAAATTAAGGAGGGAAATTTTATGGAAGAGATAATTGAAGTTAAAGGGAGAGAGATTTTAGATTCAAGGGGAAACCCAACCCTTGAAGTTGAAGTAACAACAATTTCTGGTTTTAAAGGAAACTCTCAAGTTCCTTCAGGTGCTTCAAAAGGAAAATATGAAGCAGTTGAATTAAGAGACGGAGATGAGAGATTTTTTGGAAAAGGAGTTCAAAATGCAATAAAAAACATAGAACTATGTATTGCACCTGAAATTTTAGGAATAGATGTATTAGATCAAGAAGAGATAGATAAGAGAATGATAAATTTAGATGGGACTAAAAATAAAAGTAAAATTGGAGCAAATGCTATACTTGGAGTTTCTCTTGCTGTTGCAAGAGCAGGAAGTTCATTTTTAGGTATTCCACTTTATAGATATATTGGAGGTCTTTTTGCAAATGTTCTTCCAGTTCCATATTTAAATATAATTAATGGAGGGAAACATGCTGAAAATAATCTTGATATTCAAGAGTTTATGATTGTTCCATATGGATTTTATTCTTTTAAAGACGCATTAAGAGCGAGTGCAGAAATTTATATGAAACTCAAAGAAGTTTTAAAAGAACGAGATCTTTCAGTAGGGATAGGAGATGAAGGAGGATTTTCTCCAATTTTAAAAAACAATGAAGAAGCAATTAAATTAATAATTGAGGCAGTTGAAAGTGCAAAATATAAACCACAAGAAGAAATTTTTCTTGCACTTGATGTAGCAGCATCGAGTTTCTTTAAAGATGGGAAATACCATTTTGAAGGAAAAAAGATAAATGGTGAAGATTTAATAGAATATTATATAAGATTGATAGAAAAATATCCCATAATTTCAATAGAAGATCCTTTTGATGAAGAAGATTATGATTCTTGGAAAATATTTACCAAGGAAGTTAAAGATAAAATTCAAATTGTTGGTGATGATATTTTTGTAACTAATAAAGAAAAATTTCTTTTTGGAATTGAAAATGGAATTGCTAATGCAATTTTAATTAAATTAAATCAAATTGGCACTATCACAGAAACACTAGAAGTTATTAATATTGCAAGAAAATATGGCTATAACTATATAATTTCCCATAGATCTGGTGAAACAACTGATACCTTTATTTCTGATTTTTCAGTTGCAACCCAAAGTTTTCAAATTAAAACTGGTGCCCCTGCAAGAGGTGAAAGAGTTGCAAAATATAATAGATTATTAGTAATTGAAGAAGAATTAGGAGATAAAGCAAGATATGGAAGAGAGTTTCTCAGAATTAAAAAATAAGATAAAAAATAAGGAATGTTTAATAGGTATAATTGGTTTAGGTTATGTTGGTTTGACTCTTGCAAGAACTATTTTAAATAAAGGATTTAAAGTAATAGGTTATGATATTTCTCTTGAAAAGATAAATTTACTTAAAAAAGGAAGATCATATATTGTTGATGTTAAAGATGGAGAGATTGAAACTTTTTTAAATAAAACTTTTTTTCCAACAAATAGTGTTTCAGATTTAAAAGATTTAGATATATTTATTGTTTCTGTTCCAACACCTTTAAATGAAGATGAATCTCCTGAATTAAAGTTTGTATTAAAAGCAATTAGAGATATAAGAAAAAATTTACAAGATAAAAATCTTATTATTTTTGAGAGCACTCTTCCCCCAGGAACTACTGAAGAAATTATCTATCCAAAATTAAAGAAAAGTGGTAAAAATTTTTATCTCTGTTTTTCTCCAGAAAGAATTAATCCAGGAAGTAATTATCCAGTTGATGAGATACCAAAAATTATAAGTGGAATTGATGATGATTCTCTTGCAATAGGAACCTTTTTTTATTCTCACATCTTTTTAAAAGTTATACCTGTTTCATCCACAAAAACTGCTGAATATATTAAACTTCTTGAAAATAGTTTTAGATTTATAAATATCTCATTTATTAATGAATTTGCTAAATTAACTTCAATGGATAATGTGGATATTTTTGAAGTAATAGAAGGCGCTAAAACCAAACCTTATGGTTTTGTTCCATTTTATCCAAATTGGGGAGTTGGTGGAGATTGTATTCCAACAGTTCCACTTTTTCTTGTTGAAAGAGGCAAAAAATTAGGTTTTAAATTTTCTTCTATTGAATATTCTAATATAATAAATAAAAGCATGCCGTATTTTTGGTTTGAAAAAATAAAGAAATACTTAAAAAAAGGCAAAGTTTTTGTAATAGGTGTTACATATAAAAGAGATGTGAATGATATAAGAAACTCTCAACCTTTAAAATTTATTGAATTGTTATTAAATAAAGGCATAAATGTTTCATATTTCGATCCTTTTATAGAAAAAATCAAAGTAAATAATAAAATATTAGAAAGAGAAGATATAAAAAAGACAAAACTAAAGAACTTTGATTTAATTGTTATTGGAACAAATCATTCAGGAATTGCATATGATATTCTATTAGAAATCAAAAAACCCATTCTTGATCCTTATGGAGTTCTTCCAAAAACAAAATACACTATTTCATTTTAAATGTGGTAAAATAAACTCATGATAAAAGAGGATGTAAAACTTTTACTTAAAAAAACATTAAAAGAAACATTTTCAGATGATATTGAAAAGATTATTAAAATCGATAAGAATACTTATTATGTAAATTCAAATTCATTTTTTATTTTATTAAAAACACATTCCATTATTAAAGGAATGAGCAAACATTTTAAATTTTTCAACACATATCATTTTGGTGATAAATGTATAATAATTGAAAATGATTATTTAAAAGATTTTATAAAGAAATTTGATGAATTAAAAAAGAAAAAACCAACAAAGGCATCTGTTTTATTTATTGATGAAAACAACGATATATATATGGTTTCACCATCTTTTATTCTTGAATTTAAAGAAAGATATGGAACAATAGGTAAAGGAGAAGATGGGAAAATTTTCATATTTGTGCCTACTGTTCTTTTAAATAAAATAAATAATGACATTGAAGACGAACAGGAATTAAAAGAAAAGAGAATGATTCAAATAATTCAAGACATAAATTCAATTCCTTATGAAAGTATAAATGATTATGATGACGACATAAATTTTAATTTGCCAATGATACCTGAACTTTATCTTGATACAACTTTAGAAGAGAAAAATGAATATCTTTTAAGAAAGATAGATGAACTTGAAAAGGAGATTAAAAAATTAAAAGAAAGTAAAAACAAAAGGAGGAGAAGAAATGGAAATAAAAATAGATAATGAAGATGAAAAAAAGATAATATCAGCAATAAGTTATATCCCATTTCTTTTTATAATACCACTTGTTCTTGTTAAAAATGATCCATTTGTTCATTCTCACGCAAAACAAGGATTTGTGCTTTTTATTTTCGAAGTGGCAATATGGGTACTTGGAAAGATACCTCTTATTGGATGGTTATTTAAATATTTTATAGGAGCCATTATTTTTATTATTGCACTTTATGCATTGATAGAGGCCCTACTTGGAAAATTTTGGAAAATTCCTATAATTGGTGATATTGCTGAAGAGATTAAAATTTGAATAAAAAAGAGTTTTTTAAAAAATTTAGATTTAAAAAGAGTTTAGGTCAAAATTTTTTTGTTGGTAATCGTGAAGAGTTAATAAATTTAACAAATTTTTGTGAAGATGATATTGTCATAGAAGTAGGAACAGGAACTGGAGATGTAACAAAGGAAATAGCAAAAAGGGTTAAAAAAATTATTTCATATGAAATTGATGAGAGATTAAAAGAAATAATAAATGAAAATATAATTTTTTATAAAAATATAGAAATTAAGTTTATGGATTTTTTAAAAGAGGAGAATTTTCCAGAAAAAGTGAGATTTTTTTCAAATCTACCCTATTGTTTATCAACTGAAATCTTAAAAAAATGCACAAAAATTAATGAATTAATAGATGGTTATTTTATGATTCAAAAAGAATTGGGAGAAAGGATTTTATCAAAAGAAGGTTCTAAAAGTTATGGTGCTATTTCTATATTTTTACAAACATTTTTTGATTTTAAAAATATCAAAGTTTTCAGTAAAAATAATTTTTATCCAAGGCCAGATGTAGATTCAATTTTTATCTATTTTAAAAGAAAAAGAACCTGGGAAGAAAAATTTGAAGAATATGAAAAATTTTTAAAAGAAATATTTTCAAAGAGAAGAAAAAAAATTAAGAAAGTTTTAACAGATTTAGTTGGTAATAATTTATCGATTGATTTAAACTTAAGACCTGAAAACCTTAAAGTAGAAAATTATATTGAATTATATGAAATTTTTATCAGAAGCAAAGATAAACTTAACACTTGATGTTCTCCTAAAACTCCCAGATGGGTATCACCTTATAAAAAGTCTTGTTTTAAAAGTTCCACTTTGTGATGAAATCTATTTTGAGTTTGGTAAAGATATGGTTATTTATGAAAATGTTTTAGTTGATAATGATATTATTGAAAGGACAAAAAAAAGATTTTTTGAAATAACAAAAATAAGCGATAAAATAACTATAAGAGTAAAAAAGAATATCCCAGTTGGAAGTGGTCTTGGTGGCGGAAGTTCAAATGCTGCAAGAGTCCTTCTTTCTTTAAATCAAATCTATGACTTTCCACTTGATGAACATACTCTTTTTGAAATTGGTAAAGATTTAGGATCTGATGTAAATCTTTTTTTAAGAGATGAAAAACTAATTTTAATTGAAGGTAAAGGAGAGAAAGTTTTTCCAATCTATGCAAAAGATAGAGAATTCTTTTTTTCAATTGTCTATCCGAATATTAAAATTTCAACAAAAGATGTTTATAGTGCTATAGAAAAAATTGAAAAAAGAGAGTTAATAACAGACAAGGTTTTAGACAGAATCTTATTAGGTGAAGACTTTATTCATTTTTTAAAAAATGATCTTGAAGAATTTGCTTTTAAAATAAAACCAGAGTTAAAAGAGATAAAAGAAATACTTTTAAAGCATTTTTCAATAAATGTTGTAATGTCGGGTAGTGGATCATCTTTTATTTGTTTTTTTAATTCACCGAATCATCTTTACTCTCACTTTGAATTTCTGAAGAAGTTTCACTTTCAAGTTTTTCTTTTTCATGCTTTAGGCTGGGAGAAGATTTATAGAATAGATATGCAAAAATAAATAAAACAAAAACTCCCCATTGAGATGGAGTTAAACCGAAAATAGGAGTGTGATCACCTCTTAAAAATTCTACAAAAAATGTTGAAATTCCATAAAACACTAAAAATAGAGAGAAAATCGCACCTTCAACTTTAACCCTTTTTCTTAATTTTAAAAGTACAAAAAATGTTATGAAACCTAAAATTGATAAAAGTGGTTGAGTCGGATATCTTGGAACTCCTATTGGTGCAAATGATTCTGGATCTGTGAATGTTATAGAAAAAGGAAATGGGAGACCTGTTGGTTTACCATAACAACATCCATTAAGTGTACAACCTATTCTTCCTATTCCCCACCCTAATGCTAAGGGAAGAGATGCAATATCGGTAATTTTATAGAAAAGATTTCCTCTTTTTTTCCAATAGTAATAGGAGAAAATATAACCAAATACAACTATTCCAAGATAACTTAAGCCACCTTCCCAAAAATAAAAAATTCTTAATGGATTAGAAAAGTAATAGAGAGGAGTATTAAAAAGAATATAAAATATTCTTGCACCTAAAACTCCAACGATAATTAACCAAATTACATAATCATAAAAGGTGTCATCATTTATTCCAATTTTTTTAAATTCCTTATGAGCATAAATAATTCCAACAATAACTGCAAGAGCAATCATTACTCCATACCATCTTATTGCAAAATCACCAATTCTAATAAAAATTGGATACATACCTTTATCTCCTTTTAAAAAGAAATCAAAATTAATTATACAATAAAATTTGATGTTCTAAATATTTATTATTCTTGAAAGGAATTGTTTTGCTCTTTCTGTTTTAGGATTTTTAAAAAATTCTTCAGGCTCATTCTCTTCAATAATTTCTCCTTTATCCATAAATATTATTCTATCTCCAACTTCTTTTGCAAAACCTAACTCATGTGATACAACTATCATAGTCATTCCATCTCTTGCAAGAATTTTCATAACATCAAGAACATCTTTAATGAGTTCTACATCAATAGCAGATGTAGGTTCATCAAATAACATAATTTCTGGTTGAAGAGCAAGGGCTCTAGCAATAGCGACCCTTTGCTGTTCCCCTCCAGAAAGTTGAATTGGATAGTGATACGCTCTGTCTTTAAGACCAACTTTTTCAAGATATTCAAAAGCAATTTTTTTTGCTTCTTCTTCATTTTTCTTTTTTACAACTCTGAGTGGAAGAGTAATGTTTTCAAGTGCAGTCAAATGGTGGAAAAGATTAAATCTTTGAAAAACCATTCCAATTCTTTCTCTAAGTTTATTGTAATCACTATATTTATCAATTTTTACACCATCAAAGTATATTTCACCAGATGTTGGTTCCTCAAGCCTATTTATGCATCTAATAAGTGTTGATTTTCCTGCACCTGATGGACCTATAATAACAAGAACTTCTTGTTTATGTAAATCTAAATTTATATTTTTTAAAACATCTATTTTTCCAAACTTTTTATATAAATTTCTAATTTTTAAAATTACACTATTTCCATTATATCCCACCTTTCGCCAACCTCCTTTCTAAAACATAAGCAATTCTTGTAAGTGGAAGTGTTAAAACAAGATAAATTAGTGCTGCTCCAATAAGAGGTGTCCAAACATTTGCTTTTGTTCCCATAAGTTGTCTTGCATTTCTTAAAAGTTCTGGAACAGCAATAATGGAGAGCAAAGAAGAATCTTTTAACATTGCAACAAATTCATTTGTCAATGGAGGGATAACTCTTTTAAATGCTTGAGGTAAAATAATATATCTCATTGCTTGTCCATATGTCATACCTACAGACCTTGCGGCTTCCATCTGTCCCTTTTCAATTGATTCAATTCCTGCTCTGAAAATTTCTCCACAATATGCACCTGAATTTATTGATAAAGCGAGAACTCCTGCTGTAAAATAATCAAGTTTTATATTAAATGCAGCAAGTCCATAATATGCAACCATAATATGAAGAAGAAGGGGAGTACCCCTTATTACTTCAATATAGGTACTCCCAATTGCCTTAAAAATTGGATTTTTTGAAATTTTAAGTAAGGAGGCACCAAGACCAATTATTATCCCAAAGAATATTGAAATTGTCGAAAAAAGAATCGTATATTTTGCTCCATTAATTAAAATTGGAATTGAATC
This genomic interval carries:
- a CDS encoding acyl-CoA dehydratase activase, which encodes MNYYIGVDIGSVSTKVVLLRKGGEINIVNYKISPTGANGNKTAKILLEEILKEENLKIKDIYKILATGYGRVNVDFTDLTKTEISCHAKGAFFLFPKTKTIIDIGGQDSKAIKLANNGSVLDFVMNDKCAAGTGRFLEVMSNALQIDLKEFGSLHEKSKNLIEISSICTVFAESEIISLIHEGVKKEDIIKGLNYSVAKRALTLLKRVNYEEEITMTGGVAKNLGVVKALEDLLKVKLNVPENPQIIGAIGAALYAIES
- the eno gene encoding phosphopyruvate hydratase, producing the protein MEEIIEVKGREILDSRGNPTLEVEVTTISGFKGNSQVPSGASKGKYEAVELRDGDERFFGKGVQNAIKNIELCIAPEILGIDVLDQEEIDKRMINLDGTKNKSKIGANAILGVSLAVARAGSSFLGIPLYRYIGGLFANVLPVPYLNIINGGKHAENNLDIQEFMIVPYGFYSFKDALRASAEIYMKLKEVLKERDLSVGIGDEGGFSPILKNNEEAIKLIIEAVESAKYKPQEEIFLALDVAASSFFKDGKYHFEGKKINGEDLIEYYIRLIEKYPIISIEDPFDEEDYDSWKIFTKEVKDKIQIVGDDIFVTNKEKFLFGIENGIANAILIKLNQIGTITETLEVINIARKYGYNYIISHRSGETTDTFISDFSVATQSFQIKTGAPARGERVAKYNRLLVIEEELGDKARYGREFLRIKK
- a CDS encoding nucleotide sugar dehydrogenase, with protein sequence MEESFSELKNKIKNKECLIGIIGLGYVGLTLARTILNKGFKVIGYDISLEKINLLKKGRSYIVDVKDGEIETFLNKTFFPTNSVSDLKDLDIFIVSVPTPLNEDESPELKFVLKAIRDIRKNLQDKNLIIFESTLPPGTTEEIIYPKLKKSGKNFYLCFSPERINPGSNYPVDEIPKIISGIDDDSLAIGTFFYSHIFLKVIPVSSTKTAEYIKLLENSFRFINISFINEFAKLTSMDNVDIFEVIEGAKTKPYGFVPFYPNWGVGGDCIPTVPLFLVERGKKLGFKFSSIEYSNIINKSMPYFWFEKIKKYLKKGKVFVIGVTYKRDVNDIRNSQPLKFIELLLNKGINVSYFDPFIEKIKVNNKILEREDIKKTKLKNFDLIVIGTNHSGIAYDILLEIKKPILDPYGVLPKTKYTISF
- the rsmA gene encoding 16S rRNA (adenine(1518)-N(6)/adenine(1519)-N(6))-dimethyltransferase RsmA; this encodes MNKKEFFKKFRFKKSLGQNFFVGNREELINLTNFCEDDIVIEVGTGTGDVTKEIAKRVKKIISYEIDERLKEIINENIIFYKNIEIKFMDFLKEENFPEKVRFFSNLPYCLSTEILKKCTKINELIDGYFMIQKELGERILSKEGSKSYGAISIFLQTFFDFKNIKVFSKNNFYPRPDVDSIFIYFKRKRTWEEKFEEYEKFLKEIFSKRRKKIKKVLTDLVGNNLSIDLNLRPENLKVENYIELYEIFIRSKDKLNT
- the ispE gene encoding 4-(cytidine 5'-diphospho)-2-C-methyl-D-erythritol kinase, with amino-acid sequence MKFLSEAKINLTLDVLLKLPDGYHLIKSLVLKVPLCDEIYFEFGKDMVIYENVLVDNDIIERTKKRFFEITKISDKITIRVKKNIPVGSGLGGGSSNAARVLLSLNQIYDFPLDEHTLFEIGKDLGSDVNLFLRDEKLILIEGKGEKVFPIYAKDREFFFSIVYPNIKISTKDVYSAIEKIEKRELITDKVLDRILLGEDFIHFLKNDLEEFAFKIKPELKEIKEILLKHFSINVVMSGSGSSFICFFNSPNHLYSHFEFLKKFHFQVFLFHALGWEKIYRIDMQK
- the lgt gene encoding prolipoprotein diacylglyceryl transferase; translated protein: MYPIFIRIGDFAIRWYGVMIALAVIVGIIYAHKEFKKIGINDDTFYDYVIWLIIVGVLGARIFYILFNTPLYYFSNPLRIFYFWEGGLSYLGIVVFGYIFSYYYWKKRGNLFYKITDIASLPLALGWGIGRIGCTLNGCCYGKPTGLPFPFSITFTDPESFAPIGVPRYPTQPLLSILGFITFFVLLKLRKRVKVEGAIFSLFLVFYGISTFFVEFLRGDHTPIFGLTPSQWGVFVLFIFAYLFYKSSPSLKHEKEKLESETSSEIQSESKDDSVN
- a CDS encoding amino acid ABC transporter ATP-binding protein, giving the protein MLKIRNLYKKFGKIDVLKNINLDLHKQEVLVIIGPSGAGKSTLIRCINRLEEPTSGEIYFDGVKIDKYSDYNKLRERIGMVFQRFNLFHHLTALENITLPLRVVKKKNEEEAKKIAFEYLEKVGLKDRAYHYPIQLSGGEQQRVAIARALALQPEIMLFDEPTSAIDVELIKDVLDVMKILARDGMTMIVVSHELGFAKEVGDRIIFMDKGEIIEENEPEEFFKNPKTERAKQFLSRIINI
- a CDS encoding amino acid ABC transporter permease, whose translation is MRGLDFRISLLLDSIPILINGAKYTILFSTISIFFGIIIGLGASLLKISKNPIFKAIGSTYIEVIRGTPLLLHIMVAYYGLAAFNIKLDYFTAGVLALSINSGAYCGEIFRAGIESIEKGQMEAARSVGMTYGQAMRYIILPQAFKRVIPPLTNEFVAMLKDSSLLSIIAVPELLRNARQLMGTKANVWTPLIGAALIYLVLTLPLTRIAYVLERRLAKGGI